In one window of Rhizobium oryzihabitans DNA:
- a CDS encoding methyl-accepting chemotaxis protein, producing MFNLKVKSLATKLILVTGCAITTVLVASNSFLISKTSERVHALTMDQANTEARAIANVIAADVGELGSAARSMAGVIGRAHQAKSMDRPGIVNILKANVEQNAFAFGSWFCEQLGLFDGQSTEIAGRLDLGTNENGAFAPYWSKTQKGDIEFSTFKNDYAAEWYSLAAKSGKGAITQPYLAEGTEVPTTMTSLAYPVMSDGKMIGVAGVDISLASLSQKLQALHPFETGRVTLVSQGGQWLVPPTPEQNMKAYDGDGASTVQAAITSGKQGLIENLGLDSDAPYNRLVYPFTVPGLNATWVVLVDIPHQALNAPVEEQTYLMIIGAIVILAAVITALYFAVRYFVGNPLASLVSDVRTLSEGRYDVPVSGQDRRDETGAVATALEGFRAKLAGIREMEAEAAVQRGNAETERQRSEFERTENSRMQQHIVGVLGAGLNALSQGNLTYRINDEFPGEYAKLRSDFNSALASLEETVSTVNATVVSIGNGTGEITRAASDLSHRTEQQAASLEETAAALNQLTAQVNSSAENAAQAAGAVSHACDDAGKSGEVVQQAVNSMEGIAQSSAEISRIIGVIDEIAFQTNLLALNAGVEAARAGDAGKGFAVVAQEVRELAQRSATAAKEIKGLINTSARQVGEGVQLVGKAGETMKNIADQVLQINQLIRQISASASEQAVGLKEINSAVTQMDQVTQQNAAMVEETTAASVTLNGEAGTLKSLVAGFSVSGGHASQQLRATAAAMRAPVAPAPAAAPRSRARTSGANALAQDDWTEF from the coding sequence ATGTTCAATCTCAAAGTGAAGTCGCTTGCGACCAAGCTGATCCTCGTAACCGGCTGTGCAATCACCACGGTTCTCGTCGCATCGAATTCCTTCCTCATTTCCAAGACCAGCGAACGCGTCCACGCGCTGACCATGGATCAGGCCAATACCGAGGCGCGCGCCATCGCCAACGTCATCGCCGCCGATGTGGGTGAACTGGGCAGCGCCGCGCGCTCCATGGCCGGTGTCATTGGCCGCGCGCATCAGGCCAAGTCGATGGATCGCCCCGGCATCGTCAATATTCTCAAGGCCAATGTCGAACAGAATGCCTTCGCTTTCGGAAGCTGGTTCTGCGAGCAGCTCGGCCTTTTCGACGGACAAAGCACGGAGATCGCCGGCAGGCTCGATCTCGGCACCAATGAAAACGGCGCTTTCGCACCCTACTGGTCGAAGACCCAGAAGGGCGACATCGAGTTCTCGACCTTCAAGAACGACTATGCTGCTGAATGGTATTCGCTTGCCGCCAAGTCCGGCAAGGGCGCCATTACCCAGCCCTATCTCGCCGAAGGCACCGAAGTGCCCACGACCATGACCTCGCTTGCCTATCCCGTCATGTCGGATGGCAAGATGATCGGCGTGGCGGGCGTCGATATTTCGCTCGCCTCGCTGTCGCAGAAGCTGCAGGCGCTGCATCCTTTCGAGACCGGCCGTGTGACGCTGGTGTCCCAGGGCGGTCAGTGGCTGGTGCCGCCGACGCCCGAGCAGAACATGAAGGCCTATGACGGAGATGGTGCGAGCACCGTTCAGGCGGCAATCACCTCCGGCAAGCAGGGTCTCATTGAAAATCTCGGTCTTGATAGCGATGCGCCCTATAACCGCCTCGTCTACCCATTCACGGTTCCGGGCCTGAATGCCACCTGGGTGGTTCTGGTGGATATTCCCCATCAGGCGCTGAATGCGCCGGTTGAGGAACAGACCTATCTGATGATCATCGGCGCAATCGTCATTCTCGCCGCCGTCATCACCGCACTTTATTTCGCTGTCCGCTATTTCGTCGGCAACCCGCTCGCCTCGCTGGTATCCGACGTCAGGACGCTGAGTGAGGGCCGTTACGACGTTCCGGTCTCCGGTCAGGACCGCAGGGATGAAACGGGCGCCGTCGCAACCGCACTGGAAGGTTTCAGGGCGAAGCTCGCCGGTATCCGCGAAATGGAAGCGGAAGCTGCTGTCCAGCGCGGCAATGCGGAAACGGAGCGTCAGCGGTCCGAGTTCGAGCGCACTGAGAACAGCCGCATGCAGCAGCACATCGTCGGCGTTCTCGGCGCCGGCCTCAATGCACTTTCGCAGGGCAACCTGACCTACCGGATAAACGACGAGTTCCCCGGTGAATATGCAAAGCTGCGTAGTGACTTCAACTCGGCGCTCGCAAGCCTTGAGGAAACCGTGTCCACGGTCAATGCAACGGTTGTCAGCATCGGCAACGGCACCGGCGAGATTACCCGCGCGGCGAGCGATCTTTCGCACCGTACCGAACAGCAGGCCGCAAGCCTGGAAGAAACCGCAGCCGCTCTCAACCAGCTGACCGCGCAGGTCAATTCCAGCGCGGAAAATGCGGCACAGGCGGCTGGCGCCGTCAGCCATGCCTGTGATGACGCCGGCAAGTCTGGCGAGGTCGTGCAGCAGGCGGTGAATTCCATGGAAGGCATCGCGCAATCCTCGGCGGAAATCTCCCGCATCATCGGCGTGATCGACGAGATCGCCTTCCAGACCAATCTTCTGGCGCTGAATGCGGGCGTTGAGGCTGCCCGTGCGGGTGATGCGGGCAAGGGCTTCGCCGTCGTCGCGCAGGAAGTTCGCGAACTGGCGCAACGCTCCGCGACCGCGGCCAAGGAAATCAAGGGTCTGATCAACACCTCTGCAAGGCAGGTGGGCGAAGGCGTCCAGCTGGTTGGCAAGGCCGGTGAGACGATGAAAAATATCGCCGATCAGGTCTTGCAGATCAACCAGCTGATCAGGCAGATTTCCGCTTCCGCCAGCGAACAGGCCGTCGGTCTGAAGGAAATCAATTCCGCCGTTACCCAGATGGATCAGGTTACCCAGCAGAATGCGGCCATGGTGGAGGAAACCACCGCGGCCAGCGTGACGCTGAACGGGGAGGCCGGGACGCTGAAATCGCTCGTCGCGGGCTTCTCCGTGTCCGGTGGCCATGCAAGCCAGCAATTGCGCGCCACTGCGGCGGCAATGCGCGCACCCGTCGCTCCGGCGCCCGCTGCCGCACCGCGTTCCCGTGCAAGAACCAGCGGCGCAAATGCGCTGGCGCAGGATGACTGGACGGAGTTCTGA
- a CDS encoding ribokinase, with protein sequence MITVFGSINMDLVATAKRLPKPGETVTGESFATAAGGKGANQALAARRAGATVKMAGAAGDDTFAAPALTLLREAGTDLSLVKTAPGPTGTAMILIGEGGENMISVIPAANGEVSAADAAKAVAEMSAGDILMLQFEVPAPAIEAALTAAKAKRITTVINTAPLTADGPRLAGLADIAIANETEFELLIGKSGLSGSERENEIKALHDKTGQTLIVTLGADGVIAIRNGKIFKASGLKIEPVDTVGAGDTFCGYLAASLDQGMDFEKALKRAAVAGSLACTRAGAQPSIPVAAEVDANI encoded by the coding sequence ATGATTACTGTTTTCGGCTCCATCAACATGGATCTCGTCGCCACCGCCAAACGTCTTCCCAAGCCCGGTGAAACCGTGACGGGGGAGAGCTTCGCCACCGCGGCGGGCGGAAAGGGAGCCAATCAGGCGCTTGCCGCACGACGCGCGGGCGCAACGGTCAAAATGGCGGGCGCTGCGGGCGACGATACGTTTGCCGCACCGGCACTGACATTGCTGCGTGAGGCCGGCACCGACCTGTCGCTCGTCAAGACTGCACCGGGTCCGACCGGAACGGCCATGATCCTGATCGGTGAAGGCGGGGAAAACATGATCTCGGTCATTCCCGCCGCCAATGGTGAAGTCTCCGCAGCCGATGCCGCCAAGGCGGTGGCAGAGATGTCGGCGGGCGATATTCTGATGCTTCAGTTCGAAGTGCCTGCGCCCGCCATTGAAGCGGCGCTTACGGCCGCCAAGGCAAAACGCATCACCACCGTCATCAATACCGCACCGCTGACCGCCGACGGCCCGCGCCTTGCCGGCCTTGCCGATATCGCCATCGCCAACGAAACCGAGTTTGAACTGCTGATCGGCAAGAGCGGGCTTTCAGGCTCCGAGCGGGAAAACGAAATCAAGGCCCTGCATGATAAGACCGGCCAGACATTGATCGTCACACTTGGTGCGGACGGCGTGATCGCCATTCGCAACGGCAAGATCTTCAAGGCCTCCGGCCTCAAGATCGAGCCCGTCGACACCGTTGGCGCTGGCGATACCTTCTGCGGCTATCTTGCCGCGAGCCTCGATCAGGGGATGGATTTCGAAAAGGCGCTGAAGCGCGCCGCTGTAGCAGGCTCACTCGCCTGTACGCGCGCCGGCGCCCAGCCTTCCATTCCGGTTGCCGCCGAAGTGGACGCCAACATCTGA
- the def gene encoding peptide deformylase, with protein sequence MTIKPLIILPDPVLRQQSRPIEQVDAEVLRLADDMLETMYDAPGIGLAAIQVGVPRRMLVIDVSREDEEKKPVVFINPEILKVSDDISTYEEGCLSIPDYYAEVERPASLTVRYVDRDGKQQTVDADGLLATCLQHEIDHLNGILFIDHISRLKRDMVIKKFTKAARAKV encoded by the coding sequence ATGACTATCAAACCGCTTATCATTTTGCCCGATCCCGTGCTGCGCCAGCAATCCAGGCCCATCGAACAGGTGGATGCCGAAGTGTTGCGCCTTGCCGACGATATGCTCGAAACCATGTATGATGCGCCGGGTATCGGCCTTGCCGCCATTCAGGTCGGCGTGCCGCGCCGGATGCTGGTGATCGATGTTTCGCGCGAGGACGAAGAAAAAAAGCCGGTCGTCTTCATCAATCCGGAAATCCTCAAAGTGTCGGACGATATTTCGACCTATGAGGAAGGGTGCCTGTCCATTCCCGATTATTATGCCGAGGTGGAGCGTCCCGCGTCCCTGACGGTGAGATATGTGGACCGTGATGGCAAGCAGCAGACCGTCGATGCGGACGGGCTTCTGGCGACGTGTCTGCAGCACGAGATCGACCACCTGAACGGCATTCTGTTCATCGACCATATTTCGCGGCTGAAGCGCGACATGGTCATCAAGAAATTCACGAAAGCGGCCCGCGCAAAGGTCTGA
- the dapE gene encoding succinyl-diaminopimelate desuccinylase, with protein sequence MTTTDPVANLTALIRCPSVTPAEGGALSLLDTLLSPLGFAVEKMVASEAGTPDVENLYARLGTEGPHLMFAGHTDVVPVGDEAAWSHPPFSAEIAGGEMFGRGAVDMKGGIACFVAAIARYIEKHGKPEGSVSFLITGDEEGPSINGTSKLLEWAATRGEKWDACVVGEPTNPDQLGDMIKIGRRGSLSGRITVHGVQGHAAYPHLADNPIRGLLQLTHALMHPPFDHGTDDFQPSNLEVTTVDTGNAATNVIPARATAAFNIRFNDSWTVESLRAEIIRRLDAAAAEGELRPDRAPVKYDIVWADRPAHVFLTRNNALISSLSGAVEAVTAREPRLSTTGGTSDARFIKDYCPVVEFGLVGQTMHMVDERVAVADLETLTRIYETFIERWFAHADGK encoded by the coding sequence ATGACCACGACCGATCCCGTTGCCAATCTCACCGCCCTCATCCGTTGCCCTTCGGTGACGCCCGCCGAAGGTGGCGCGCTGTCCCTGCTCGACACCCTGCTTTCGCCGCTCGGCTTTGCGGTGGAAAAAATGGTGGCGAGCGAAGCGGGGACCCCGGACGTGGAAAACCTCTACGCCCGGCTCGGCACGGAAGGTCCGCACCTGATGTTTGCGGGCCATACGGACGTCGTGCCGGTGGGCGACGAGGCCGCGTGGAGCCATCCGCCCTTTTCGGCTGAAATCGCCGGCGGCGAAATGTTCGGCCGTGGTGCTGTTGATATGAAGGGCGGCATCGCCTGCTTCGTTGCAGCCATTGCCCGATACATCGAAAAACATGGAAAGCCTGAGGGCTCCGTTTCCTTCCTGATCACCGGCGATGAGGAAGGCCCGTCGATCAACGGCACCTCCAAGCTTCTGGAATGGGCCGCCACCAGGGGCGAGAAATGGGATGCCTGCGTGGTGGGCGAGCCGACCAATCCCGACCAGCTGGGTGACATGATCAAGATCGGCCGCCGGGGATCACTGTCCGGTCGCATCACGGTGCACGGCGTGCAGGGGCATGCCGCCTATCCGCATCTCGCCGACAACCCCATTCGCGGGCTGCTGCAACTGACGCACGCGCTGATGCATCCGCCTTTCGATCATGGCACGGATGATTTTCAGCCTTCCAATCTGGAAGTGACGACTGTCGATACCGGCAACGCCGCCACCAATGTCATTCCGGCACGGGCGACGGCGGCCTTCAATATCCGCTTCAACGACAGCTGGACGGTGGAAAGCCTGCGTGCGGAAATCATCCGCCGCCTCGATGCAGCCGCAGCCGAAGGCGAGCTTCGTCCTGACCGCGCACCGGTCAAATACGACATCGTCTGGGCAGACCGCCCGGCCCATGTTTTCCTGACGCGGAACAATGCTCTCATCTCGTCGCTCTCCGGCGCCGTGGAAGCCGTGACAGCCAGGGAACCCAGGCTTTCGACCACCGGCGGCACATCGGATGCCCGCTTCATCAAGGATTATTGCCCGGTGGTGGAATTCGGCCTCGTCGGACAGACCATGCACATGGTCGATGAGCGCGTGGCTGTCGCCGATCTCGAGACGCTGACACGCATCTACGAAACCTTTATCGAACGCTGGTTCGCCCATGCCGACGGCAAGTGA
- a CDS encoding DNA recombination protein RmuC, producing MSIDFSVLLAPAFRAGSVDISFGALLAALVFGLSAVWMTTKSRGKKAEADGEISNLLKTQSELHGRIAAMAETLGTRQNEMGQTINQRLDGMSQRLGETLTEQTRSTHENLSRLQERLAVIDAAQGNIQDLAKDVVGLQAILSNKQTRGAFGQARMETLIADALPAGAFQLQPTLSNGYRPDCIIRMPNNAPSLVIDAKFPLEAWNAIKADESPEAKRAATQQFRRDMEVHIRDVAEKYLIRGETQDTAFIFVPSESIFADIHQHFEYLVQRAHRARVVIVSPSLLMLSVQVIQSVLKDQRMREQAHLIQGEVALLMDDVRRLDDRTRKLQAHFGLAQKDIDMMLISSDKVLARGQKIEGLDFSPTEKETSHGEIEQARRFAENRAGTTKLRVVDDE from the coding sequence ATGAGCATAGATTTCTCCGTTCTCCTCGCTCCAGCATTTCGGGCCGGTTCCGTCGACATCAGCTTCGGCGCGCTTCTCGCGGCTCTGGTTTTCGGCCTGTCCGCCGTCTGGATGACCACGAAAAGCCGTGGAAAAAAAGCGGAGGCGGACGGTGAAATCTCCAATCTCCTGAAAACACAGTCGGAGTTGCACGGCCGGATCGCCGCAATGGCGGAAACGCTCGGCACACGCCAGAACGAGATGGGCCAGACGATAAACCAGCGTCTCGACGGCATGTCGCAGCGGCTGGGCGAAACGCTGACGGAACAGACCCGGTCGACGCACGAAAATCTGAGCCGCCTGCAGGAGCGCCTGGCCGTCATCGATGCCGCGCAGGGCAATATTCAGGATCTGGCCAAGGACGTCGTCGGACTTCAGGCAATCCTATCCAACAAGCAGACGCGCGGGGCCTTCGGACAGGCGCGCATGGAAACGCTGATTGCCGATGCCCTGCCCGCGGGCGCCTTTCAGCTGCAGCCGACGCTTTCGAACGGCTACCGGCCGGACTGCATCATCAGGATGCCGAACAACGCGCCGTCGCTTGTCATCGACGCCAAATTTCCGCTGGAGGCCTGGAACGCGATCAAGGCTGACGAGTCTCCGGAAGCGAAGCGGGCGGCCACACAGCAATTTCGTCGGGATATGGAAGTCCACATCCGCGATGTGGCGGAAAAATATCTGATCCGTGGTGAAACACAGGATACGGCCTTCATCTTCGTGCCTTCCGAATCGATCTTCGCTGACATCCATCAGCATTTCGAATATCTGGTGCAGCGCGCCCACCGCGCGCGCGTCGTTATCGTGTCACCATCGCTGCTGATGCTGTCGGTGCAGGTCATCCAGTCCGTGCTGAAGGACCAGCGCATGCGCGAGCAGGCGCATCTCATCCAGGGCGAAGTCGCTCTCCTGATGGACGATGTGCGGCGGCTGGATGACAGGACACGCAAGCTGCAAGCACATTTCGGGCTGGCGCAGAAAGACATCGACATGATGCTGATCTCCTCCGACAAGGTGCTGGCGCGTGGCCAGAAAATCGAGGGTCTCGATTTTTCGCCGACGGAAAAAGAGACCTCACATGGGGAAATCGAGCAGGCGCGGCGCTTTGCGGAGAACAGGGCGGGAACGACCAAGTTGCGGGTGGTTGACGACGAGTGA
- the fmt gene encoding methionyl-tRNA formyltransferase produces MALRIIFMGTPEFSVPTLRALVEAGHEVVAVYTQPPRPGGRRGLDLQKSPVHQAAELLGLPVLTPVNFKAEEDRQEFREFNADVAVVVAYGLLLPEAILSGTRLGCYNGHASLLPRWRGAAPIQRAIMAGDTETGMMVMKMEKGLDTGPVALTAKIQIGENMTAGELHDSLMLAGARLMRQAMDKLEADDLPLTTQVEEGVVYASKIDKGETRIDFSRPAQDVHNHIRGLSPFPGAWLEMEIGGKAERVKVLASELASGMGEAGAVLDDALTVACGSGAVRLTRLQKAGGKPLSAADFVRGTPVPATTRLG; encoded by the coding sequence ATGGCTCTTCGCATCATCTTCATGGGCACACCGGAGTTTTCCGTCCCCACGTTGCGCGCATTGGTGGAAGCGGGTCACGAGGTCGTTGCCGTTTATACGCAGCCGCCGCGTCCCGGCGGTCGCCGTGGCCTTGATCTGCAGAAATCGCCGGTGCATCAGGCGGCTGAACTGCTGGGCCTGCCCGTGCTGACGCCGGTGAATTTCAAGGCTGAGGAAGACCGGCAGGAATTCCGGGAGTTCAACGCCGATGTGGCGGTTGTTGTCGCTTATGGGCTGCTATTGCCCGAGGCGATCCTCTCCGGCACGCGTCTTGGCTGTTATAACGGTCACGCCTCGTTGCTGCCGCGCTGGCGCGGTGCGGCCCCCATTCAACGGGCAATCATGGCCGGCGATACCGAGACCGGCATGATGGTCATGAAAATGGAAAAGGGGCTGGATACCGGCCCGGTCGCGCTGACCGCAAAGATCCAGATCGGCGAGAATATGACCGCCGGCGAGTTGCATGACAGCCTGATGCTTGCCGGCGCGCGGCTGATGCGGCAGGCGATGGACAAACTGGAAGCAGACGACCTTCCTCTCACCACTCAGGTGGAAGAGGGCGTGGTATACGCTTCCAAGATCGACAAGGGTGAGACCCGGATTGATTTTTCCCGGCCCGCACAGGATGTGCATAACCACATTCGCGGCCTCTCGCCTTTTCCCGGCGCATGGCTCGAAATGGAAATTGGCGGCAAGGCGGAGCGCGTGAAGGTTCTGGCGTCCGAACTGGCGAGCGGCATGGGGGAGGCGGGCGCGGTGCTCGATGACGCCCTGACCGTCGCCTGCGGCAGTGGCGCCGTGCGGCTCACCCGCCTGCAGAAGGCAGGTGGCAAACCGCTGTCGGCTGCCGATTTCGTTCGCGGCACACCCGTTCCGGCCACAACGAGGCTCGGCTGA
- a CDS encoding LOG family protein, producing MTRLKNGKLRRKDGVWDPLKRSAVDKQQAEVVEKTPQSDSPSYRLAYVDMDFLCREELRPVRLQLELLKTEMALTERGIKSTVVMFGGARIPEPGGEAWAARNETQKRNLEQSSVYYDEARKFARLCTEYAAKSDHLEYVVVTGGGPGVMEAGNRGAADVGGPSIGLNIVLPHEQAPNPYVTPELSFNFHYFAIRKMHFLMRAKAVVIFPGGFGTLDELFEALTLIQTKRMEPIPLILFGEKFWRSVINFEFLADFGTIAPEDMSLLHFAETADDAWRVISEHYEH from the coding sequence ATGACACGACTGAAAAACGGCAAGTTGCGGCGCAAGGATGGGGTCTGGGACCCGTTGAAGCGTAGTGCTGTCGACAAGCAGCAGGCCGAAGTCGTTGAAAAGACGCCGCAGTCGGATTCCCCGTCCTACAGGCTTGCCTATGTGGACATGGATTTTCTCTGCCGCGAGGAGTTGCGCCCCGTCAGACTTCAATTGGAACTTCTGAAGACGGAAATGGCGCTCACCGAACGCGGGATCAAATCCACCGTCGTCATGTTCGGCGGCGCCCGTATTCCTGAACCGGGCGGCGAGGCCTGGGCGGCGCGCAACGAGACGCAAAAGCGCAATCTGGAGCAATCCTCGGTCTATTATGACGAGGCTCGCAAGTTCGCCCGGCTTTGCACCGAATATGCCGCCAAATCCGATCACCTCGAATATGTCGTGGTCACCGGTGGCGGTCCCGGTGTCATGGAAGCGGGCAACCGCGGCGCTGCCGACGTCGGAGGCCCGTCAATCGGCCTCAACATCGTCCTGCCGCACGAGCAGGCGCCGAACCCCTATGTCACGCCGGAATTGAGCTTCAACTTCCACTATTTCGCCATCCGCAAGATGCACTTCCTCATGCGGGCGAAGGCCGTGGTGATCTTCCCCGGCGGCTTCGGCACGCTCGATGAACTTTTCGAGGCGCTGACCCTGATCCAGACGAAGCGCATGGAACCCATTCCGCTCATCCTGTTCGGCGAGAAATTCTGGCGATCCGTGATCAATTTCGAGTTTCTGGCGGATTTCGGCACCATCGCACCGGAGGATATGAGTCTTCTGCATTTCGCTGAAACGGCTGATGACGCCTGGCGGGTCATTTCCGAACATTATGAACATTGA
- a CDS encoding nucleoside hydrolase, with protein sequence MAERRKIIIDTDPGQDDAAAIMLAFASPEEIDILGLCAVAGNVPLKLTSRNIRIICELCGRTDIPVYEGAERPLVRKPITAEHVHGSTGLDGPVLDEPTMEAQKQHAVDFIIETLLREPAGTVTLCTLGALTNVALALQKAPEIAGRVKELVMMGGGFFEGGNITPAAEFNIYVDPQAADIVFRSGMPIVVMPLDVTHQLLTTKARVSRIRDIGTRPAIAMAEMLEFFERFDIEKYGSDGGPLHDPSVIAYLVKPELFQGRDCNVEIEVNSELTMGMTVVDWWHVTERPANARVMRNVDADGFFELLTERFARL encoded by the coding sequence ATGGCAGAACGCAGAAAAATCATCATCGACACCGATCCGGGCCAGGACGACGCGGCGGCAATCATGCTTGCTTTCGCAAGCCCGGAGGAGATCGACATCCTCGGACTGTGCGCCGTTGCCGGCAACGTTCCGCTGAAACTGACCAGCCGCAACATCCGCATCATCTGCGAATTGTGCGGACGCACCGATATTCCCGTCTATGAGGGTGCCGAGCGGCCGCTGGTGCGCAAGCCCATCACCGCCGAGCATGTTCACGGCAGCACCGGCCTCGACGGTCCGGTTCTCGATGAGCCGACGATGGAGGCGCAAAAGCAGCATGCGGTCGATTTCATCATCGAAACGCTGTTGCGGGAGCCTGCCGGCACCGTGACGCTCTGCACGCTCGGCGCGCTGACCAATGTGGCGCTGGCATTGCAGAAAGCCCCCGAAATCGCCGGCCGCGTCAAGGAACTGGTGATGATGGGCGGCGGCTTCTTCGAAGGCGGCAACATCACGCCAGCCGCTGAATTCAACATCTATGTCGATCCGCAGGCTGCCGATATCGTCTTCCGCTCAGGCATGCCCATCGTGGTGATGCCGCTCGACGTGACCCACCAGTTGCTGACGACCAAGGCACGTGTCAGCCGCATTCGCGATATCGGCACACGCCCGGCAATCGCCATGGCGGAGATGCTGGAATTTTTCGAACGCTTCGACATCGAGAAATACGGTTCGGACGGCGGACCGCTGCATGACCCATCCGTCATTGCCTATCTCGTCAAGCCCGAGCTGTTTCAGGGCCGCGACTGCAATGTCGAAATCGAGGTCAATTCCGAACTGACCATGGGCATGACCGTGGTGGACTGGTGGCACGTGACGGAACGGCCCGCCAATGCCCGCGTGATGCGCAATGTGGATGCGGACGGCTTCTTCGAATTGCTGACCGAGCGTTTTGCCCGGCTCTGA
- the truA gene encoding tRNA pseudouridine(38-40) synthase TruA, translating into MPRFRMTVEYDGTPYFGWQRQDNGPSVQGALEAAVRSLTGEGISIRGAGRTDSGVHAVGQVIHADLSRAWDPYKLRNALNAHLAMAKEAVSVLDVAAVTEDFDARFSALRRHYLYRIICRKSRLALEHKRAWWVSKDMDHERMHEAAQMLVGRHDFTTFRSVHCQANSPVRTLDRLDVTRNGDLIEIRATAQSFLHNQIRSFAGTLKLAGEGTMTPEDVRAALEARDRKACGPVAPPDGLYFMQVDYPDVIPPRVYSKAETVEDTD; encoded by the coding sequence ATGCCGCGTTTCCGCATGACCGTCGAATATGACGGCACGCCTTACTTCGGCTGGCAGAGACAGGATAACGGCCCCTCTGTTCAGGGTGCGCTTGAAGCCGCTGTCCGGTCGCTGACAGGAGAGGGCATCTCCATTCGCGGCGCGGGCCGCACCGATTCCGGCGTGCATGCCGTGGGGCAGGTCATCCATGCCGATCTTTCCCGGGCGTGGGACCCGTACAAGCTGCGCAATGCATTGAACGCGCATCTGGCCATGGCGAAAGAGGCCGTGTCAGTGCTGGATGTAGCAGCGGTGACCGAGGATTTCGACGCCCGCTTCTCCGCGCTGCGCCGCCATTATCTCTACCGCATCATTTGCCGGAAATCCCGGCTGGCGCTGGAGCACAAGCGCGCATGGTGGGTGTCGAAGGACATGGATCACGAACGCATGCATGAAGCGGCCCAGATGCTCGTCGGCCGGCATGACTTCACAACCTTCCGCTCGGTCCATTGTCAGGCGAACAGCCCGGTCAGAACGCTCGACCGGCTGGATGTGACGCGCAACGGTGATCTCATCGAGATACGCGCCACTGCCCAGAGTTTTCTGCACAACCAGATCCGTTCTTTTGCGGGTACGCTGAAACTCGCGGGCGAGGGCACCATGACGCCGGAGGATGTGCGCGCGGCGCTGGAGGCGCGGGATCGCAAGGCCTGTGGGCCCGTCGCCCCGCCGGACGGTCTTTATTTCATGCAGGTCGATTATCCCGACGTCATTCCGCCGCGTGTATATTCAAAAGCCGAAACGGTCGAAGACACGGACTGA
- the dapD gene encoding 2,3,4,5-tetrahydropyridine-2,6-dicarboxylate N-succinyltransferase has translation MSLTDLTSLETIIETAFDNRDGVNVSTKGEVRDAVNTSLQLLDSGKVRVAEKQADGNWKVNQWLKKAVLLSFRLNDMEIVTGGPGESTWWDKVPSKFENWGENQFRAAGFRAVPNAVVRRSAYVAKNVVLMPSFVNLGAYVDEGTMVDTWATVGSCAQIGKNVHLSGGVGIGGVLEPLQAGPTIIEDNCFIGARSEVVEGCIVREGAVLGMGVFIGKSTKIVDRATGEITYGEVPPYSVVVAGTMPGKPFPNGEPGPSLYCAVIVKRVDEKTRSKTGINELLRD, from the coding sequence ATGAGCCTTACGGATCTCACCTCCCTCGAAACCATCATCGAAACCGCCTTCGACAACCGCGACGGTGTGAATGTATCGACGAAGGGCGAGGTTCGCGACGCGGTGAACACATCTCTTCAACTTCTCGACAGCGGCAAGGTTCGCGTCGCCGAAAAGCAGGCGGATGGAAACTGGAAGGTGAACCAGTGGCTGAAAAAGGCCGTGCTCCTCTCCTTCCGTCTAAACGACATGGAGATCGTGACCGGCGGACCGGGCGAATCCACCTGGTGGGACAAGGTGCCGTCGAAATTCGAAAACTGGGGTGAAAACCAGTTCCGCGCCGCCGGCTTCCGCGCCGTACCGAACGCCGTGGTGCGCCGCTCCGCCTATGTGGCCAAGAACGTGGTGCTGATGCCGTCCTTCGTCAATCTCGGCGCTTATGTCGATGAAGGCACGATGGTCGACACCTGGGCGACGGTCGGCTCCTGCGCGCAGATCGGCAAGAACGTCCATCTTTCGGGCGGTGTCGGCATTGGCGGCGTTCTGGAGCCGCTCCAGGCCGGCCCGACCATCATCGAGGATAATTGCTTCATCGGCGCCCGTTCGGAAGTCGTCGAAGGCTGCATCGTGCGCGAGGGCGCCGTTCTCGGCATGGGCGTCTTTATCGGCAAGTCGACCAAGATCGTCGATCGCGCCACCGGCGAGATCACCTATGGCGAAGTGCCGCCCTATTCTGTCGTCGTTGCCGGCACCATGCCGGGCAAGCCTTTCCCGAACGGCGAGCCGGGCCCGAGCCTCTATTGCGCCGTCATCGTCAAGCGCGTCGATGAAAAGACCCGCTCCAAGACCGGCATCAACGAGCTTCTGCGCGACTGA